In Pseudomonas leptonychotis, the DNA window TCTGGTAGTTGGCGCTGCTGGCCCCGGTGCCGGCGTTACCGGCGGTGTCGGTGTAAGTCGCGGCGACGGTGATCAGGTTAGTGGTGTCGGTCACGTTGACGCTTGGGGTGAACGTCCCGGTCCAGGTAACGCCGCCATCGGTGCTGCTCAAGGCGCTGAGGGTGCCGTTCTCGACGGTGACATCGGTGTTATCAAAGGCGACGACCGCCTCGCTGAAGGTGATGGTGACCAGGCTGGTCTCACCGACGCTGAGGGCGGTGT includes these proteins:
- a CDS encoding Ig-like domain-containing protein, translated to TALSVGETSLVTITFSEAVVAFDNTDVTVENGTLSALSSTDGGVTWTGTFTPSVNVTDTTNLITVAATYTDTAGNAGTGASSANYQ